One Nocardioides aromaticivorans genomic window carries:
- a CDS encoding TOBE domain-containing protein, with product MTDYRVAEAAELLGVSTDTVRRWIDGGRVAAATVEGRTTIAGTDLAALAASLVDEAEKERTRAGQVSARNRMTGIVTRVVADTVMAQVEMVCGPYRVVSLMSAEAATELGLEPGVRAIASVKSTNVVVERPVPRKHA from the coding sequence ATGACCGACTACCGGGTGGCCGAGGCAGCCGAGCTCCTCGGCGTCAGCACGGACACCGTACGGCGCTGGATCGACGGTGGCCGTGTCGCCGCCGCCACCGTCGAGGGCCGTACGACGATCGCCGGCACCGACCTCGCCGCGTTGGCCGCCTCGCTGGTCGACGAGGCCGAGAAGGAGCGCACGCGGGCCGGCCAGGTCAGCGCGCGCAACCGGATGACCGGCATCGTCACGCGGGTCGTCGCCGACACCGTGATGGCCCAGGTCGAGATGGTCTGCGGCCCCTACCGGGTCGTCTCGCTGATGAGCGCCGAGGCCGCCACCGAGCTGGGCCTCGAGCCCGGCGTACGCGCGATCGCGTCGGTCAAGTCCACCAATGTCGTCGTCGAACGACCCGTCCCGAGGAAGCACGCCTGA
- a CDS encoding class I SAM-dependent methyltransferase, with product MSDEHYFSADPSVAFQRAPVETEVWGHELRLASGSGVFAQGRLDIGTSVLFRETEPPAGGRILDLGCGYGVIGLACAIAAPSAVVTAVDVNQRAVLLATENAESLGVADRFTASVPEEVPADAEFDEIWSNPPIRIGKAALHELLLTWLPRLAPGGRAVMVVGKNLGADSLQRWLGEQGFPTERVASAKGFRVLETRRA from the coding sequence GTGAGCGACGAGCACTACTTCTCCGCCGATCCCTCGGTCGCCTTCCAGCGCGCACCCGTCGAGACGGAGGTCTGGGGACACGAGCTGCGCCTGGCCAGCGGCTCCGGCGTGTTCGCCCAGGGTCGGCTCGACATCGGCACGTCGGTGCTCTTCCGGGAGACCGAGCCGCCCGCGGGCGGGAGGATCCTCGACCTCGGCTGCGGGTACGGCGTCATCGGGCTCGCCTGCGCGATCGCCGCTCCGTCGGCCGTCGTGACCGCCGTCGACGTCAACCAGCGCGCGGTGCTCCTCGCCACCGAGAACGCGGAGTCCCTGGGGGTCGCGGACCGGTTCACGGCATCGGTGCCCGAGGAGGTGCCGGCCGACGCGGAGTTCGACGAGATCTGGTCGAACCCGCCGATCCGGATCGGCAAGGCCGCCCTGCACGAGCTGCTGCTCACCTGGCTGCCGCGCCTCGCGCCGGGCGGTCGCGCGGTGATGGTCGTCGGCAAGAACCTCGGCGCCGACTCGCTGCAGCGCTGGCTGGGCGAGCAGGGCTTCCCGACCGAGCGGGTCGCGAGCGCGAAGGGCTTCCGGGTGCTCGAGACCCGCCGCGCCTGA
- a CDS encoding DUF4245 family protein has protein sequence MSSEQTQSTGTPGRYQRSAAGLVVSLVVTVAAIGALLYFMGAFRPDFEAKPTAVDYLDTVEALQLSDQHPVYPAALPDGWIATSVTVPTEKEPFFMVGMLNDDDEFVAVRQEDASFGAMLAGSVDEETEPADGYTVPASVGRPVARDWEGYTDAGGDTAYLAEVGDQTVMVFGSAPAKDLHAVIDALTAAKIRP, from the coding sequence ATGAGCAGCGAGCAGACCCAGTCCACCGGCACCCCCGGGCGCTACCAGCGGTCGGCGGCCGGCCTGGTCGTCTCCCTGGTCGTCACCGTCGCGGCGATCGGCGCGCTGCTCTACTTCATGGGCGCCTTCCGGCCCGACTTCGAGGCCAAGCCCACCGCGGTCGACTACCTCGACACGGTCGAAGCGCTGCAGCTGTCCGACCAGCACCCGGTCTACCCGGCGGCGCTGCCGGACGGCTGGATCGCGACCTCGGTGACGGTGCCGACCGAGAAGGAGCCCTTCTTCATGGTCGGCATGCTCAACGACGACGACGAGTTCGTCGCCGTCCGGCAGGAGGACGCCTCCTTCGGGGCGATGCTCGCCGGCTCCGTCGACGAGGAGACCGAGCCGGCCGACGGCTACACCGTGCCCGCCTCCGTGGGACGCCCGGTGGCCCGCGACTGGGAGGGCTACACCGACGCCGGCGGCGACACGGCCTATCTCGCCGAGGTCGGCGACCAGACCGTGATGGTCTTCGGCTCGGCGCCCGCGAAGGACCTGCACGCGGTCATCGACGCGCTCACCGCGGCGAAGATCCGCCCCTAG
- a CDS encoding esterase/lipase family protein, producing the protein MSNTLAPWLLPDGYGRPALAALLREGSLVTEAGRFAVRRGATRRTRRQTPYAARAAARAAEPVLLIPGFLAGDWTLTAMAAELRARGFRTYRSQIHANIGCTLNSALTLEARIEQIAERRGARVQLVGHSLGGMISRGLAARRPDLVAGIVTMGSPMRAPAAHHAVLTRGVRVLNRLSDAGFSTLMSADCVGGECAHLSFTESQEPLRADVAMTNIYSRRDGIVDWKACIDPQGEAVEVRASHIGMAVDPRVIDVVSSSLLRHGAASSTPLSVVETA; encoded by the coding sequence GTGAGCAACACGTTGGCGCCCTGGCTGCTGCCCGACGGCTACGGCCGTCCGGCGCTGGCCGCGCTGCTGCGCGAGGGCAGTCTGGTGACCGAGGCCGGCCGCTTCGCCGTACGACGCGGCGCCACCCGTCGCACGCGTCGCCAGACGCCGTACGCCGCCCGCGCCGCCGCCCGCGCGGCCGAGCCGGTCCTGCTCATCCCCGGATTCCTCGCGGGCGATTGGACGCTGACCGCGATGGCCGCCGAGCTGCGTGCCCGTGGCTTCCGGACCTACCGCTCGCAGATCCACGCCAACATCGGCTGCACCCTCAACTCGGCGCTCACCCTCGAGGCGCGCATCGAGCAGATCGCGGAGCGCCGGGGCGCGCGGGTCCAGCTCGTCGGGCACAGCCTCGGCGGGATGATCTCCCGGGGCCTGGCCGCCCGCCGCCCCGACCTGGTCGCCGGCATCGTCACCATGGGCAGCCCGATGCGGGCGCCCGCCGCCCACCACGCCGTGCTGACTCGCGGCGTGCGCGTGCTCAACCGGCTCTCCGACGCCGGCTTCTCGACGCTGATGTCGGCGGACTGCGTCGGCGGTGAGTGCGCGCACCTGTCCTTCACCGAGTCGCAGGAGCCGCTGCGCGCCGACGTCGCGATGACGAACATCTACTCCCGGCGCGACGGCATCGTCGACTGGAAGGCGTGCATCGACCCCCAGGGCGAGGCGGTTGAGGTGCGTGCGTCGCACATCGGCATGGCCGTCGACCCGCGGGTCATCGACGTGGTGTCGTCGTCGCTGCTGCGCCACGGCGCCGCCTCGTCGACGCCCCTCAGCGTCGTCGAGACGGCCTGA
- the glpX gene encoding class II fructose-bisphosphatase, producing MNDALAVEPPAPDRNLALELVRVTEAAAMAAGRWVGRGDKNGADGVAVQAMRVMISTIGMNGTVVIGEGEKDNAPMLYNGESVGDGTGPECDVAVDPIDGTTLTAKGMANAVAVLAVAPRGTMYDPSAVFYMEKLVTGPEAADVVDIRYPVAENIHQVAKAKGSNTSDVTVVVLDRPRHNQLVEDIRATGARIKFITDGDVAGAIMAARAGTGIDLLMGIGGTPEGIIAACAMKAMGGTIQGRLWPTDDEERQRAIDAGHNLDPDHILTTDTLVTGDDCFFVATGITDGELVRGVRYRAGGAITESLVMRSRSGTIRTITSEHQLSKLRSFSSIDFD from the coding sequence ATGAACGACGCCCTCGCCGTGGAGCCGCCCGCCCCCGACCGCAACCTCGCCCTCGAGCTGGTGCGCGTCACCGAGGCTGCCGCCATGGCCGCCGGCCGCTGGGTCGGCCGGGGCGACAAGAACGGCGCCGACGGTGTGGCCGTCCAGGCCATGCGCGTGATGATCTCGACGATCGGCATGAACGGCACCGTCGTCATCGGCGAGGGCGAGAAGGACAACGCCCCGATGCTCTACAACGGCGAGTCCGTCGGCGACGGCACCGGCCCGGAGTGCGACGTCGCGGTCGACCCCATCGACGGTACGACGCTCACCGCCAAGGGCATGGCCAACGCCGTGGCCGTCCTGGCCGTCGCGCCGCGGGGCACGATGTACGACCCGTCCGCCGTGTTCTACATGGAGAAGCTCGTCACCGGCCCCGAGGCCGCCGACGTCGTCGACATCCGCTACCCCGTCGCCGAGAACATCCACCAGGTCGCGAAGGCCAAGGGCTCGAACACCTCCGACGTCACCGTCGTCGTCCTCGACCGGCCGCGTCACAACCAGCTCGTCGAGGACATCCGGGCCACGGGTGCGCGGATCAAGTTCATCACCGACGGCGACGTCGCGGGCGCCATCATGGCGGCCCGCGCCGGCACCGGCATCGACCTGCTGATGGGCATCGGCGGCACCCCCGAGGGCATCATCGCGGCCTGCGCGATGAAGGCCATGGGCGGCACGATCCAGGGTCGGCTGTGGCCGACCGACGACGAGGAGCGCCAGCGTGCGATCGACGCGGGCCACAACCTCGACCCCGACCACATCCTCACCACCGACACCCTGGTGACCGGCGACGACTGCTTCTTCGTGGCCACCGGCATCACCGACGGCGAGCTGGTCAGGGGCGTCCGCTACCGCGCCGGCGGCGCCATCACCGAGTCGCTGGTCATGCGCTCGCGCAGCGGCACGATCCGGACCATCACGTCCGAGCACCAGCTGTCGAAGCTGCGCAGCTTCAGCTCGATCGACTTCGACTGA
- a CDS encoding ABC transporter permease — MSAPTRHVGLPRWIHVPALLAGVFVVLPVAALATRIAWSDFPGLVNSPAARTALGLSLRTSTASTLLCLLLGIPLAVVLARSEARWLGVARSLVLLPLVLPPVVGGIALLAAFGRQGLLGAQLDAWGVQVAFSTIAVVMAQTFVSLPFLVVSLEGALRTAGERYDVVAASLGAAPTTVLRRVTLPLVLPGLASGAVLAFARSLGEFGATVTFAGSLEGTTRTLPLLIYNLRVTDADAAVAMSLLLVVVAVVVIGLVRPRGAL; from the coding sequence ATGTCCGCGCCCACCCGGCACGTCGGCCTGCCGCGCTGGATCCACGTCCCCGCGCTGCTGGCCGGCGTGTTCGTGGTGCTGCCGGTCGCCGCGCTCGCCACCCGGATCGCCTGGTCCGACTTCCCGGGGCTGGTGAACTCCCCGGCGGCGCGGACCGCCCTCGGGCTGAGCCTGCGCACCTCGACCGCCAGCACGCTGCTGTGCCTGCTCCTCGGGATCCCGCTGGCCGTCGTACTCGCCCGGAGCGAGGCGCGGTGGCTCGGCGTCGCGCGCTCGCTGGTGCTCCTCCCCCTCGTGCTGCCGCCCGTCGTGGGCGGCATCGCGCTGCTGGCGGCGTTCGGCCGCCAGGGCCTGCTCGGGGCGCAGCTGGACGCGTGGGGCGTCCAGGTCGCGTTCTCGACGATCGCCGTGGTGATGGCGCAGACCTTCGTGTCGCTGCCCTTCCTGGTCGTGAGCCTCGAGGGGGCGCTGCGCACCGCCGGGGAGAGGTACGACGTCGTGGCGGCCTCGCTCGGCGCCGCACCGACGACGGTACTGCGCCGGGTGACGCTGCCGCTCGTGCTGCCCGGCCTGGCGTCGGGGGCCGTGCTCGCGTTCGCCCGCTCGCTCGGGGAGTTCGGCGCCACGGTCACCTTCGCCGGCAGCCTCGAGGGCACCACGCGCACGCTGCCGCTGCTGATCTACAACCTGCGGGTGACCGACGCCGACGCGGCCGTCGCCATGTCGCTCCTGCTGGTCGTCGTGGCCGTCGTGGTGATCGGCCTGGTCCGGCCGCGGGGTGCGCTGTGA
- a CDS encoding alpha/beta fold hydrolase, translating into MSHRPTSPESSDVIISGELLAPICSGVEICYQTFGDPEDPPLLLVMGLGGPMTWWDAELCSQLAAAGFYVIRYDNRDTGRSTKVDGRVRRSQLVRAFVGAPARAPYSIDDLASDAFGLLDHLDISAAHVAGISMGGMIAQTMALRAPERVLSLASIMSTTGRRSVGRQHPSLLPALLATRGPGREDYIRGSLAVWKLIGSPRFQQPEDKLRKRAGETWDRGVSRAGVMRQMMAVLTQPDRTAALGHLVVPTLVMHGLADRMVHISGGRATAAAVPGARVVFIEGWGHDLPAPLFTTFTRAIRSNADRAA; encoded by the coding sequence ATGTCCCACCGTCCGACCAGCCCCGAGTCATCAGATGTGATCATCTCCGGCGAGCTGCTCGCACCGATCTGCTCCGGCGTGGAGATCTGCTACCAGACCTTCGGCGACCCCGAGGACCCGCCGCTGCTGCTCGTGATGGGTCTCGGCGGGCCGATGACGTGGTGGGACGCCGAGCTGTGCAGCCAGCTGGCCGCGGCCGGCTTCTACGTCATCCGCTACGACAACCGCGACACCGGCCGCTCCACGAAGGTGGACGGACGGGTACGCCGCTCGCAGCTCGTGCGCGCCTTCGTGGGGGCGCCGGCCCGGGCGCCGTACTCGATCGACGACCTGGCCTCCGACGCCTTCGGCCTGCTCGACCACCTCGACATCTCCGCCGCGCACGTCGCCGGGATCTCGATGGGCGGCATGATCGCCCAGACGATGGCGCTGCGCGCTCCGGAGCGGGTGCTCAGCCTGGCGAGCATCATGTCGACGACGGGCCGGCGCAGCGTCGGCCGCCAGCACCCGAGCCTGCTTCCCGCCCTCCTCGCCACCCGTGGGCCGGGCCGCGAGGACTACATCCGCGGCAGCCTCGCCGTCTGGAAGCTCATCGGGTCCCCTCGCTTCCAGCAGCCCGAGGACAAGCTGCGCAAGCGCGCCGGGGAGACGTGGGACCGGGGCGTGAGCCGCGCCGGCGTGATGCGGCAGATGATGGCGGTCCTGACGCAGCCGGACCGCACGGCGGCGCTCGGGCACCTGGTCGTGCCGACCCTGGTGATGCACGGCCTCGCCGACCGGATGGTGCACATCTCCGGCGGCCGCGCCACCGCGGCAGCGGTGCCGGGAGCGCGGGTGGTGTTCATCGAGGGGTGGGGCCACGACCTGCCCGCGCCGCTCTTCACGACGTTCACCCGGGCGATCCGGAGCAACGCCGACCGGGCGGCCTGA
- the truA gene encoding tRNA pseudouridine(38-40) synthase TruA, translating into MRLRIDLAYDGGDFRGWAAQPGLRTVQGELTIALTTVLRVPEGSLQVTCAGRTDAGVHARGQVVHVDVPEDPEEGSPAAARYLTQLDVLVRRVNGFLPRDVRVRRITPAPEGFDARFAALWRRYAYRIVDDPARVDPLTRNHVLAWPRELDVAAMDEAAASLVGLHDFAAFCKQREGATTIRTLLAFGWTRSDDGLLTGHVQADAFCHSMVRALVGCMVAIGEGRKDPAWAREILTGRRRDPGVVVVAAHGLTLEEVAYPADADLAARVELTSARRTGVGESGDHE; encoded by the coding sequence GTGCGCCTGCGGATCGACCTCGCCTACGACGGCGGAGACTTCCGTGGCTGGGCGGCCCAACCGGGCCTGCGGACCGTGCAGGGCGAGCTGACGATCGCGCTCACCACCGTGCTGCGGGTCCCCGAGGGGTCGCTCCAGGTGACCTGCGCCGGCCGCACCGATGCGGGCGTGCACGCCCGCGGCCAGGTCGTCCACGTCGACGTACCGGAGGACCCGGAGGAGGGCTCGCCGGCGGCGGCGCGCTATCTCACCCAGCTCGACGTGCTCGTCCGACGGGTCAACGGCTTCCTGCCCCGCGACGTCCGGGTACGCCGCATCACGCCCGCGCCGGAGGGCTTCGACGCGCGGTTCGCCGCCCTGTGGCGCCGCTACGCCTACCGGATCGTCGACGACCCGGCCCGTGTCGACCCGCTGACCCGCAACCACGTGCTCGCGTGGCCGCGCGAGCTGGACGTGGCGGCGATGGACGAGGCCGCCGCGTCGCTGGTCGGCCTCCACGACTTCGCCGCCTTCTGCAAGCAGCGCGAGGGCGCGACGACGATCCGCACGCTGCTCGCCTTCGGCTGGACCCGGTCCGACGACGGCCTGCTGACCGGCCACGTGCAGGCCGACGCGTTCTGCCACTCGATGGTGCGCGCGCTGGTGGGCTGCATGGTCGCGATCGGGGAGGGGCGCAAGGACCCCGCCTGGGCGCGGGAGATCCTCACCGGCCGGCGCCGGGACCCGGGCGTGGTGGTCGTCGCTGCCCACGGGCTCACGCTGGAGGAGGTTGCCTACCCGGCCGACGCCGACCTGGCCGCCCGGGTGGAGCTCACGTCGGCGCGTCGTACCGGCGTCGGGGAGAGCGGGGACCACGAGTGA
- the modA gene encoding molybdate ABC transporter substrate-binding protein, with protein MKKPLALAATVLLTLPLAGCGDDGAGDSGGGDGTTLTVFAAASLTAPFEELERTFEADHPGVDVKLSFGGSSDLVAQIIEGAEADVFASADTRNMDTLVDAGLAAGDPAELATNTLEIAVPPGNPGDVKGLADLADDDLNVVVCAPEVPCGNAAVEVAKAAGVTLAPDSEEQSVTDVLGKIESGEGDAGLVYVTDVTAAGDEVEGIEFPESADVVNHYPVVVVKDSAHADLAQQWVDLVLGDGQAVLGAAGFGPPSP; from the coding sequence ATGAAGAAGCCCCTCGCGCTGGCAGCGACCGTCCTGCTGACCCTTCCCCTCGCCGGCTGCGGTGACGACGGCGCGGGCGACTCCGGCGGCGGTGACGGGACCACGCTCACCGTCTTCGCGGCCGCCTCGTTGACGGCGCCCTTCGAGGAGCTCGAGAGGACCTTCGAGGCCGACCACCCCGGCGTCGACGTCAAGCTCTCCTTCGGCGGCTCTTCCGACCTCGTCGCGCAGATCATCGAGGGCGCCGAGGCCGACGTGTTCGCCTCCGCCGACACCAGGAACATGGACACGCTCGTCGACGCCGGCCTCGCCGCCGGCGACCCGGCCGAGCTCGCCACCAACACGCTGGAGATCGCCGTCCCGCCGGGCAACCCGGGCGACGTGAAGGGCCTCGCCGATCTCGCCGACGACGACCTGAACGTGGTGGTCTGCGCACCCGAGGTGCCGTGCGGCAACGCCGCGGTCGAGGTCGCCAAGGCCGCCGGCGTCACCCTCGCCCCCGACAGCGAGGAGCAGTCGGTCACCGACGTGCTCGGCAAGATCGAGTCGGGCGAGGGCGACGCAGGCCTGGTCTACGTCACCGACGTGACGGCCGCCGGCGACGAGGTCGAGGGCATCGAGTTCCCGGAGTCCGCCGACGTGGTCAACCACTACCCGGTCGTCGTGGTGAAGGACTCCGCGCACGCCGACCTCGCCCAGCAGTGGGTCGACCTCGTCCTCGGTGACGGCCAGGCCGTGCTCGGCGCGGCCGGCTTCGGTCCCCCGTCCCCGTGA
- a CDS encoding sulfate/molybdate ABC transporter ATP-binding protein: MSLVVDVRVADRDVEIAFEVAAGETVAILGPNGAGKSTTLDVVGGLLRPDSGRVVLDGKELTGADRWVAPHARRTALLAQDPLLFPHLSVLENVAFGPRSRGAGRAAARETALAWLAEVDATGLAERRPAQLSGGQAQRVAVARALAADPQLLLLDEPMAALDIAVAPALRQLLRTVLADRTAVVVTHHVLDALLLADRVVVLEGGRVVEQGPAGVVLSRPRSAFAARFAGLNLVSGVATPDGVRRPDGSVLHGTATDPAPREGSEAVAVFRPSAVAVHREPPGGSPRNVLSVRVEELEPLGDVVRVRAGDLAADVTVAAVAELGLAPGQEVSFVVKATEVDVYPR; this comes from the coding sequence GTGAGCCTCGTCGTCGACGTGCGGGTCGCCGACCGCGACGTGGAGATCGCCTTCGAGGTCGCCGCCGGCGAGACGGTCGCGATCCTCGGCCCCAACGGGGCCGGGAAGTCGACCACCCTCGACGTCGTCGGCGGGCTGCTGCGCCCGGACTCCGGCCGGGTCGTGCTCGACGGGAAGGAGCTGACGGGTGCCGACCGGTGGGTCGCGCCGCACGCCCGCCGCACCGCCCTGCTCGCCCAGGACCCCCTGCTCTTCCCCCACCTCTCCGTGCTGGAGAACGTCGCCTTCGGCCCGCGCAGCCGTGGCGCCGGCCGCGCGGCAGCGCGGGAGACCGCCCTGGCCTGGCTGGCCGAGGTCGACGCCACCGGGCTGGCCGAGCGCCGGCCGGCGCAGCTCTCCGGCGGCCAGGCCCAGCGCGTCGCCGTCGCCCGCGCCCTCGCCGCCGACCCGCAGCTGCTGCTCCTCGACGAGCCGATGGCCGCGCTCGACATCGCCGTCGCGCCCGCGCTGCGCCAGCTGCTGCGCACCGTGCTGGCCGACCGGACCGCCGTGGTCGTCACCCACCACGTGCTGGACGCGCTCCTCCTGGCCGACCGGGTGGTCGTCCTCGAGGGCGGGCGCGTCGTCGAGCAGGGGCCCGCCGGCGTCGTACTCTCCCGGCCGCGGAGCGCCTTCGCCGCCCGCTTCGCCGGCCTCAACCTGGTCAGTGGGGTCGCCACCCCCGACGGTGTACGACGCCCCGACGGCTCGGTCCTCCACGGCACCGCCACCGACCCGGCCCCGCGCGAGGGCAGCGAGGCCGTCGCGGTGTTCCGTCCCTCGGCCGTCGCCGTGCACCGTGAGCCGCCCGGCGGCAGCCCCCGCAACGTGCTCTCCGTCCGCGTCGAGGAGCTGGAGCCGCTCGGCGACGTGGTCCGGGTCCGCGCGGGCGACCTGGCCGCCGACGTCACCGTCGCGGCGGTCGCCGAGCTCGGCCTCGCGCCCGGCCAGGAGGTCAGCTTCGTCGTGAAGGCGACCGAGGTCGACGTCTACCCACGGTGA
- the xseA gene encoding exodeoxyribonuclease VII large subunit translates to MALETSLEKPAPVRAIANAISGWIDRLGPVWVEGQVTQVSRRPGLQTVFLTLRDSVADISVPVTCSRVLFDGLPTRVEEGASIVIHAKPSYYANRGSMSLQARDIRLVGLGELLARLEQRRQLLAAEGLFAQELKRPLPALPVRVGLVTAPKSAAERDVVENATRRWPAVRFEIAYAAMQGHRSAAEVIEAVRRLDAHPEVDVIVIARGGGSVEDLLPFSDEGLIRAVAAVRTPVVSAIGHEPDSPLLDLVADRRASTPTDAAKIVVPDMAQERARVVEARVRLRQAVVARLDREQAQLDALRSRPSLADPTSLLDVRAAELDDWRARIRRQLEWQLDRAADDVHHHRARVQALSPLATLQRGYSVLQDADGHVVTSVEGIAAGAALSVRVADGRIHVTTTAIEESHD, encoded by the coding sequence GTGGCGCTGGAGACCTCCCTCGAGAAGCCGGCTCCGGTCCGGGCGATCGCGAATGCGATCTCCGGCTGGATCGACCGGCTCGGTCCGGTGTGGGTCGAGGGCCAGGTGACCCAGGTGAGCCGCCGCCCGGGGCTGCAGACGGTGTTCCTGACGCTGCGCGACTCGGTCGCCGACATCTCGGTCCCGGTCACCTGCTCGCGGGTCCTCTTCGACGGGTTGCCGACCCGCGTCGAGGAGGGCGCGAGCATCGTCATCCACGCCAAACCGTCGTACTACGCCAACCGCGGCTCGATGTCGCTGCAGGCGCGCGACATCCGGCTGGTCGGCCTCGGCGAGCTGCTGGCCCGGCTGGAGCAGCGCCGGCAGCTGCTGGCGGCCGAGGGCCTCTTCGCCCAGGAGCTGAAGCGGCCGCTGCCGGCGCTGCCGGTCCGGGTCGGGCTGGTGACCGCGCCGAAGTCCGCCGCCGAGCGCGACGTCGTCGAGAACGCCACCCGCCGGTGGCCGGCCGTCCGCTTCGAGATCGCGTACGCCGCCATGCAGGGCCACCGCTCGGCCGCCGAGGTGATCGAGGCGGTCCGCCGCCTCGACGCGCACCCCGAGGTCGACGTCATCGTCATCGCCCGCGGCGGCGGATCCGTCGAGGACCTGCTGCCCTTCTCCGACGAGGGGCTGATCCGCGCCGTGGCCGCGGTGCGGACGCCGGTCGTGTCGGCCATCGGCCACGAGCCCGACTCGCCGCTGCTCGACCTCGTCGCCGACCGGCGCGCGTCCACGCCGACCGACGCGGCCAAGATCGTGGTGCCCGACATGGCCCAGGAGCGCGCCCGGGTCGTCGAGGCCAGGGTGCGGCTTCGCCAGGCCGTGGTCGCCCGGCTCGACCGCGAGCAGGCCCAGCTCGACGCCCTCCGCTCGCGGCCGTCCCTGGCGGACCCGACCTCGCTCCTCGACGTCCGCGCCGCCGAGCTCGACGACTGGCGGGCCCGGATCCGGCGCCAGCTCGAGTGGCAGCTCGACCGCGCCGCCGACGACGTCCACCACCACCGTGCCCGGGTGCAGGCGCTGTCGCCGCTCGCCACCCTGCAGCGCGGCTACTCCGTGCTGCAGGACGCCGACGGCCACGTCGTCACCAGCGTCGAGGGCATCGCCGCCGGGGCCGCCCTCAGCGTGCGGGTCGCCGACGGCCGCATCCACGTGACCACCACCGCCATCGAGGAGAGCCATGACTGA
- a CDS encoding exodeoxyribonuclease VII small subunit, which translates to MTDATTDAATPSYEEARAELVEVVRQLEAGGTTLEESLALWERGERLATVCQDWIDGARERLEAVLGQGDED; encoded by the coding sequence ATGACTGACGCGACCACCGACGCCGCGACCCCGTCCTACGAGGAGGCGCGCGCCGAGCTCGTCGAGGTGGTCCGCCAGCTCGAGGCCGGCGGTACGACGCTCGAGGAGTCGCTCGCGCTCTGGGAGCGCGGCGAGCGGCTCGCCACGGTCTGCCAGGACTGGATCGACGGGGCGCGCGAGCGGCTCGAGGCGGTGCTCGGCCAGGGCGACGAGGACTGA
- a CDS encoding SIMPL domain-containing protein, with protein sequence MATEFTVRGSYSAFQRPERGTAHVTLSCEGPKPQPVYDRVVADLDAVKSSIKALHDPNQGPVTWWSTKHVRTWAQRPWNQDGKQLPLVHHASVGVEVKFRDFDALGRWVSQHVSSTQGFGLDGVVWALTENNRQDLERAVRTRAVQDAARRAQEYADALDLGPVRPVAVADAGMLGNGLHVAGGGAAPYARMAAAKDSSGGAELELSPEDIEVSAEVDARFVAG encoded by the coding sequence ATGGCCACCGAGTTCACCGTGCGCGGGTCCTACAGCGCCTTCCAGCGCCCCGAGCGCGGCACCGCCCACGTCACCCTGTCGTGCGAGGGTCCGAAGCCCCAGCCCGTGTACGACCGGGTCGTCGCCGACCTCGACGCCGTGAAGTCCTCGATCAAGGCGCTCCACGACCCGAACCAGGGACCCGTCACCTGGTGGTCCACGAAGCACGTGCGCACGTGGGCGCAGCGGCCCTGGAACCAGGACGGCAAGCAGCTCCCGCTCGTCCATCATGCGAGCGTCGGCGTCGAGGTGAAGTTCCGCGACTTCGACGCCCTCGGCCGCTGGGTCAGCCAGCACGTCTCCTCGACGCAGGGCTTCGGCCTCGACGGCGTGGTCTGGGCCCTCACCGAGAACAACCGCCAGGACCTCGAGCGCGCCGTCCGCACCCGCGCGGTGCAGGACGCCGCCCGCCGGGCCCAGGAGTACGCCGACGCGCTCGACCTCGGTCCCGTCCGGCCGGTCGCGGTCGCCGACGCCGGCATGCTCGGCAACGGCCTGCACGTCGCCGGCGGCGGTGCCGCTCCCTACGCCCGGATGGCAGCGGCGAAGGACAGCTCCGGCGGCGCCGAGCTCGAGCTCTCGCCCGAGGACATCGAGGTGTCGGCCGAGGTCGACGCCCGCTTCGTCGCCGGCTGA